Proteins encoded in a region of the Bartonella taylorii genome:
- a CDS encoding autotransporter outer membrane beta-barrel domain-containing protein produces the protein MHKKNLLLCTAAYALFFSYFNLTYTSNASNTSGGIVSSANTTSSTPQTTLNTSPEAHVNLPSKVNAAAPSAADTEKPSKLADTKEITTLSHAPLDSEVKAKALTPQVANYLVMPHVMFAIGLADVNNQNALLDNVRITMFEPKDHKERGIFLSTYGNRLMFSSSNPSQDSANADMHYAALQAGLTLIALENQNISTDFGFFGTYGKLAFTPKDIEGAEKNMLDKWSLTAYGNIQHDGGIYASTFFSYGILKGDITTAFIKNTKIANDAKTLGASATVGQKLPSIIEGVILEPQAQLVYQRLLLGILSDADKFKVNLGNPYQWLLRIGGRLTQNKGHAVSFYGKMNFIKTFGKKKTIQIGESFQLTSMGTSIEGGLGVNAHLSQNITLHGDISYQHKLKKTGISGVHVSGGMRYRF, from the coding sequence ATGCATAAAAAGAATTTATTATTATGTACAGCCGCTTATGCTTTGTTTTTTTCTTATTTTAACCTCACTTATACAAGTAATGCCTCTAATACCTCTGGTGGTATTGTTTCAAGTGCCAACACCACTTCTTCAACACCGCAAACCACTCTTAACACATCACCAGAAGCTCATGTGAACCTGCCCTCAAAAGTTAATGCTGCCGCCCCATCTGCTGCGGATACTGAGAAACCGTCTAAGCTTGCAGACACTAAAGAAATCACAACTTTATCCCATGCCCCTCTCGATTCTGAAGTAAAAGCCAAAGCTCTCACACCACAAGTGGCAAACTATTTGGTAATGCCTCATGTGATGTTCGCCATTGGACTTGCTGATGTAAACAATCAAAATGCGTTGTTAGACAATGTACGAATAACAATGTTTGAACCAAAGGATCATAAAGAAAGGGGGATTTTTTTATCTACTTATGGCAACAGACTCATGTTTTCGAGCTCTAATCCATCACAAGATAGTGCTAATGCGGATATGCACTATGCTGCATTGCAAGCAGGTCTTACATTAATAGCGCTAGAAAATCAAAATATTAGCACAGATTTTGGTTTTTTTGGAACATACGGGAAATTAGCTTTCACCCCAAAGGACATAGAAGGCGCTGAAAAGAATATGCTTGATAAATGGTCACTCACCGCATATGGAAACATTCAGCATGACGGTGGTATCTATGCGAGCACATTCTTCTCTTACGGAATTCTCAAAGGAGATATCACCACTGCTTTCATCAAAAACACTAAAATAGCAAATGACGCAAAGACATTAGGGGCTTCTGCTACCGTTGGACAGAAATTGCCAAGCATTATTGAAGGCGTAATACTTGAACCCCAAGCACAACTTGTTTATCAACGTCTCCTGCTAGGCATTCTCTCAGATGCCGATAAGTTTAAAGTAAATCTAGGTAATCCCTACCAATGGTTGCTCCGTATTGGCGGACGTTTAACGCAAAACAAAGGACATGCCGTTTCCTTCTACGGCAAAATGAACTTTATCAAGACTTTTGGTAAAAAGAAAACCATACAGATTGGTGAGAGTTTTCAACTTACGTCTATGGGAACCTCTATTGAAGGTGGCTTAGGTGTTAATGCGCACCTATCGCAAAATATCACGCTTCATGGTGATATCAGTTATCAACATAAACTCAAAAAAACTGGCATATCTGGAGTACATGTTTCCGGTGGAATGCGTTACCGCTTTTAA